A single Oligoflexia bacterium DNA region contains:
- a CDS encoding helix-turn-helix transcriptional regulator yields MIKVTCHHKDGKKSEINILNHPQAAAQLNKILSNMDIEHNTVSSEEFFENFFLGESKPAVVLRGMRKREGFTQKELAEKLGTTQSVVAAMETGLRAIGKNMAHRLAEILNADYRLFL; encoded by the coding sequence GTGATTAAGGTAACTTGCCATCACAAGGACGGCAAAAAAAGTGAGATTAATATCTTAAATCACCCGCAAGCTGCGGCCCAGCTCAATAAAATTTTAAGCAATATGGACATTGAACACAATACTGTGTCGTCCGAGGAATTTTTTGAAAATTTCTTTCTTGGAGAATCAAAGCCCGCTGTCGTTTTGCGTGGAATGCGTAAACGCGAAGGATTCACTCAAAAAGAATTGGCTGAGAAGCTTGGAACAACTCAAAGTGTGGTTGCTGCAATGGAAACGGGCTTGCGTGCCATTGGTAAAAACATGGCCCACAGGCTGGCTGAAATCCTCAACGCTGACTATAGATTATTTTTATAA
- a CDS encoding nucleotidyltransferase, whose amino-acid sequence MQNLNTLLKTLLENKIDFVLIGGYAAVLHGATQVTQDIDICAVLSEENLEKFRIALKDYDPRYRMNPNFKPSLLDYPPPNQKSENLYLTTTIGILDVLNKVHPVGDFQRINSKAVSVNLFGHLCKVISLDDLIEVKKSMTREKDKSILKELLNLKKN is encoded by the coding sequence ATGCAAAATCTGAACACCCTACTCAAGACCCTGCTAGAAAATAAAATTGATTTTGTACTTATTGGTGGCTACGCAGCTGTACTTCATGGTGCGACACAAGTCACACAAGATATTGATATTTGCGCCGTCTTAAGTGAAGAAAATTTAGAAAAATTTCGTATTGCCCTTAAAGACTATGATCCTCGGTATCGCATGAACCCAAACTTTAAACCGAGCTTATTAGATTACCCTCCTCCAAATCAGAAAAGTGAAAACTTATATCTCACAACAACAATTGGCATATTAGATGTACTTAATAAGGTACATCCTGTTGGAGATTTCCAGCGAATAAATTCTAAAGCTGTATCAGTGAATTTATTTGGTCATTTATGTAAAGTTATCTCTTTAGATGATCTCATTGAAGTTAAAAAATCTATGACAAGAGAAAAAGACAAAAGCATTCTTAAAGAGCTACTTAATCTTAAAAAAAATTAA
- a CDS encoding AAA family ATPase, whose product MNIRRPYWGKLLAASWKKRSIVWLAGVRRSGKTTLAKALDGFTYYNCDDSDVQANLKNPKPFLKSIQTNGVIFDEIHQIENASQLLKIAADEFPKMKVLATGSSTLAANKKFKDSLTGRKRNLHFLPVLVSELESFGVTLEKRMLHGGLPPTLLNPELDREFYAEWLDSFYARDVQEVFSIDKRQAFLKVLEFVLIQNGQLIEATEIAKVSGLSRPTVVKYLEILEITKALTILKPFSGNPLKEIVAQPKVYGFDTGFVCFAKKDTQLGASEKGHLLENLVLETMQARPLSQQIYFWRDKLGHEIDFVIQTGKKDLLAIECKSQKRHFSAKNLSIFRKLYPHGKNIVVTLDELESTEKVLDIDIHFMGANRFFSFLQHQIL is encoded by the coding sequence ATGAACATTCGTAGACCCTACTGGGGAAAACTATTAGCAGCATCATGGAAGAAGCGATCCATCGTCTGGTTAGCCGGAGTCCGGCGGTCAGGCAAAACTACTTTAGCAAAGGCATTAGACGGCTTTACCTATTACAATTGTGATGATTCAGATGTCCAAGCCAATTTGAAAAACCCAAAGCCATTTTTAAAATCCATCCAAACTAATGGTGTTATTTTTGATGAAATCCATCAGATTGAAAATGCATCTCAGCTATTAAAAATTGCCGCCGATGAGTTTCCTAAAATGAAAGTTCTGGCCACTGGATCTTCCACTCTGGCAGCAAATAAAAAATTTAAAGATAGTTTAACAGGACGAAAACGAAACTTGCATTTCTTGCCGGTACTGGTGAGTGAATTAGAATCTTTTGGCGTCACCCTAGAAAAGAGAATGCTCCATGGGGGGCTCCCTCCGACCTTACTTAACCCAGAGCTTGACCGCGAGTTTTATGCAGAATGGCTTGATTCATTTTATGCCAGGGATGTACAAGAAGTTTTTTCAATTGATAAACGACAGGCTTTTTTAAAAGTTTTAGAGTTTGTTCTTATACAAAATGGACAACTTATTGAAGCAACTGAAATTGCCAAAGTTTCAGGATTGAGCCGCCCCACCGTCGTCAAATACCTTGAGATATTGGAAATAACAAAGGCTCTTACTATTCTTAAACCTTTTTCAGGCAACCCTCTAAAAGAAATTGTTGCCCAACCCAAGGTCTATGGTTTTGACACAGGATTTGTTTGCTTTGCTAAAAAAGATACCCAGCTTGGAGCAAGCGAGAAGGGCCACCTTTTAGAAAATTTGGTGCTCGAAACCATGCAAGCCAGACCGCTTTCTCAACAAATATATTTTTGGCGAGATAAACTTGGTCATGAAATTGACTTTGTAATTCAGACAGGAAAAAAAGATCTGCTTGCAATTGAGTGCAAAAGCCAGAAGCGCCACTTTAGTGCCAAAAATCTATCTATTTTTCGAAAGCTCTACCCACATGGAAAAAATATTGTCGTGACTCTTGATGAATTAGAATCAACAGAAAAAGTTTTGGACATTGATATTCATTTTATGGGGGCTAATCGGTTTTTTAGTTTTCTACAACACCAAATTTTATGA
- a CDS encoding circularly permuted type 2 ATP-grasp protein, which produces MITNSEFCTLKKGVRQRAEAIRCFLWDYYGGGKRWMKIIPPATLKSIITRNHDNSVFGKLKLSAIAFPFGPDIIRDKNGKWRVVEDSAGCLGGIGDLLESRKIMFKLMPSYQSIFKDAHNPKDFFVQLAARFQKKAEQKGGIPLLYLGSFETEEDNETRRLGKLFESLGIEVATTESATKQLLIESDGIFLQTARRKKRVGYMAFRTGPEHMVSHCLSLGLKTTLARKTMKMGFPEICQIRQVIQCLKGISIQSALLKNHAWTNFSPGVQFINDKMFGLYVDSFIIYLSGI; this is translated from the coding sequence ATCATTACAAATTCCGAATTTTGTACTTTAAAAAAGGGTGTCAGACAAAGAGCCGAAGCTATTCGATGTTTTCTTTGGGATTATTACGGGGGCGGTAAGCGATGGATGAAGATCATTCCTCCCGCCACGCTCAAATCTATTATCACTCGCAATCATGATAATAGCGTTTTTGGAAAACTAAAGCTAAGCGCCATCGCCTTTCCGTTTGGTCCCGATATCATACGAGATAAAAATGGCAAGTGGCGGGTGGTGGAAGACAGCGCGGGATGTCTAGGGGGAATAGGTGATTTATTAGAGAGTCGAAAAATCATGTTCAAATTAATGCCAAGTTATCAAAGCATTTTCAAAGACGCTCATAACCCCAAGGACTTTTTTGTTCAGCTGGCCGCACGTTTTCAAAAAAAGGCAGAACAAAAAGGTGGGATACCTCTTCTCTATCTGGGATCTTTCGAAACTGAAGAAGATAATGAGACGCGGAGACTAGGGAAGCTCTTTGAATCTTTGGGTATTGAAGTGGCCACAACAGAAAGTGCGACTAAGCAGCTTTTAATTGAGAGTGATGGAATATTTCTCCAAACCGCCCGAAGAAAAAAGCGTGTGGGTTACATGGCCTTTCGAACTGGACCAGAACATATGGTGTCACACTGTTTGTCGTTGGGGCTAAAGACGACTCTCGCCAGAAAGACCATGAAAATGGGGTTCCCCGAGATTTGTCAAATTCGGCAGGTTATACAATGTTTAAAAGGAATTTCTATTCAATCAGCATTATTAAAAAATCATGCTTGGACTAATTTTAGCCCGGGAGTGCAATTCATTAACGACAAAATGTTTGGACTCTATGTGGATTCATTCATAATATATCTTTCAGGAATTTGA